ACCTTCCAGAACCCAATGGGCGTCACCATGAGCGTTGAGAGGAGGAAGAGACTCGTCGAGCTTGCCAGGGAGTACGACTTCCTCATAGTTGAGGACAGCCCCTACAGCGAGCTCCGCTACTCCGGTGAGCCGGTGCCGCCGATAAAGCACTTCGACGACGAGGGACGCGTCATCTACCTCGGAACATTCTCGAAGATACTCGCCCCCGGCTTCCGCCTCGGCTGGGTCGCCGCACACCCACACTTCATAAGGAAGATGGAGATAGCCAAGCAGAGCATCGACCTCTGCGCCAACACCCTCGCTCAGGTTATAGCCTGGAAGTACGTTGAGGAGGGCTACCTCGATGAACACATACCGAAGATAATTGAGTTCTACAAGCCGCGCAGGGATGCCATGCTGGAGGCCCTCGAGGAGTACATGCCCGAAGGAGTTGAGTGGACGAAGCCCGATGGAGGAATGTTCATCTGGGTCACCCTTCCAGAGGGCATAGACACCAAACTCATGATGGAGAAGGCGGTCTCAAAGGGAGTTGCCTACGTGCCGGGTGAGGCCTTCTTCGTCCACCGCGATGTCAAGAACACCATGAGGCTCAACTTCACCTACGTGCCAGAGGAGAAGATCCACGAGGGCATTAAGAGGCTTGCAGAGGTCATTGACGAGGAGATAAAGGCCCTCAAGGGCTGAACCCTTCTTTCTTTTATGTAGACCCCCGCCATCAAAAAGCTTTTTACAGCGTTTTCATGAACTTTTTTCAAGGTGGTGTGTATGAAGCCTCTGATAGGTATAATAGGCCAGATGAACCACTCAAAAAACGAGCTCTTTCTCGACCGCACTCACATTGAGAAGATAGCCGAGGCTGGTGGAATCCCCGCGGTATTCAACACAGATGCCTCGCCTGAGGAAGTTCTGGAGCACGTTGACGGCATACTCCTCATCGAAGGGCCCGATGTTCACCCCTACTTCTACGGGGAGGACCCATCGAGCGCGATAAAGTTCGTCGACACCCACCGCGACGAGTTCGAGATAAAGCTCGTTAGGGCGGCCGTCGAGAGGGGTATCCCCATCTTCGGAATCGGCAGAGGCATGCAGGTCATAAACGTGGCCCTCGGAGGGACGCTCTACCAGGATATCAGCGAGATTCCCAAGGCCATAAAGCACGACTGGGAGCTTAAGCTCATAGGCCCGAGCCAGCGTGTCCACGGAGTCAGGATAAAGATGAGCTCCAAGCTCTACGGGATTCTCAAGGACGGGCTGGACATAGAGGGCACCAACGAGGTCTACGTGAATGTCAACAGCTTCCACCACCAGGCGGTTAAGAGAGTCGGTGAGGGGCTGAAGCCGGCCGCTTACTCCGTTGATGGGCTCATCGAGGCAATAGAAAGCGCGGAGGAGACTGAAACATTCATAATCGGCGTCCAGTGGCAGCCGGAGTACCTCCCGGAGATGGGGAGGCTCTACAAGGCCTTCGTTGAGGCGGCGTCAGAGTACCGGGCCAGGAAGTTCGAGCTTGAGAGGAGGAAGATAGAGGTCAAGCTCAGAGAGGAGCTGGTGGAGCCCAGAGAACCCGAAGAGGAAGGGCCTACCGCGGAACCAGATGAGAGCCATCACAGCTTGGAAACGACCGATAGCC
The sequence above is drawn from the Thermococcus pacificus genome and encodes:
- a CDS encoding aminotransferase-like domain-containing protein, with the protein product MEEKLMQKLGSGSLDFESYFSEKALAMKASEVRELLKLVETSDVISLAGGLPAPETFPVEKIKKIAQEVLTHHADKALQYGTTKGFTPLRLTLADWMEKRYGIPTSKVEIMMVAGSQQALDLIGRTFINPGDLVVMEGPTYLAAINAFKYYGPEFISIPMDHDGMRIDLLEEKLEELKRQGKRVKFVYTVSTFQNPMGVTMSVERRKRLVELAREYDFLIVEDSPYSELRYSGEPVPPIKHFDDEGRVIYLGTFSKILAPGFRLGWVAAHPHFIRKMEIAKQSIDLCANTLAQVIAWKYVEEGYLDEHIPKIIEFYKPRRDAMLEALEEYMPEGVEWTKPDGGMFIWVTLPEGIDTKLMMEKAVSKGVAYVPGEAFFVHRDVKNTMRLNFTYVPEEKIHEGIKRLAEVIDEEIKALKG
- a CDS encoding gamma-glutamyl-gamma-aminobutyrate hydrolase family protein — translated: MKPLIGIIGQMNHSKNELFLDRTHIEKIAEAGGIPAVFNTDASPEEVLEHVDGILLIEGPDVHPYFYGEDPSSAIKFVDTHRDEFEIKLVRAAVERGIPIFGIGRGMQVINVALGGTLYQDISEIPKAIKHDWELKLIGPSQRVHGVRIKMSSKLYGILKDGLDIEGTNEVYVNVNSFHHQAVKRVGEGLKPAAYSVDGLIEAIESAEETETFIIGVQWQPEYLPEMGRLYKAFVEAASEYRARKFELERRKIEVKLREELVEPREPEEEGPTAEPDESHHSLETTDSLHDTTQT